The proteins below are encoded in one region of Apium graveolens cultivar Ventura chromosome 4, ASM990537v1, whole genome shotgun sequence:
- the LOC141721341 gene encoding uncharacterized protein LOC141721341 has product MVTGQGAGGMVSREEQQIAQGLENLLGAASPNFTTYTSLHDVVEQLESKLGFQVSHKIDFIRSHIQYLLRPPPPPPQQLYHKDHFALQQFPIPRSAPLQQQQHSFALNRHSNELSFRPHLQSQQLQFEAYAAAAAAAVSPTSAATSAVTSAAAPGLAPPQSSKKSAQKVKRKRGGPGGLNKLCGVSPLLQPIVGQATLPRTEIVKQLWIYIRKNNLQDPSNKRKIICNDELRLVFETDSTDMFRMNKLLAKHIIPLEPTKPTNRVSKKSKANVELENKCTPESECVPESNSDNKSTDIVPIVIISDELASFFGTDEREMSQAEVLRQIWEYIKVNQLEDPSNAMVIQCDVKLQELLKCESVSALGVPEMLARYHLCKKSDTPSN; this is encoded by the exons GCGCAAGGCCTAGAGAATCTTCTAGGAGCGGCGAGCCCTAATTTCACTACCTACACCTCATTACACGACGTCGTTGAGCAATTAGAGTCCAAATTAGGGTTTCAAGTCTCTCACAAGATCGATTTCATTCGTAGTCACATCCAGTACCTTCTTCGTCCCCCTCCTCCTCCTCCTCAACAACTTTATCATAAAGACCATTTTGCCCTCCAACAATTTCCAATTCCCCGCTCTGCCcctcttcaacagcaacaacacTCTTTCGCTCTTAATCGTCACTCGAATGAATTGTCGTTTCGGCCTCACCTTCAGTCTCAGCAGCTGCAGTTCGAGGCGTATGCTGCCGCGGCTGCAGCTGCGGTCTCTCCGACGAGTGCTGCTACTAGTGCTGTTACTTCTGCTGCTGCTCCTGGATTAGCTCCGCCTCAATCTTCGAAAAAGAG TGCTCAAAAGGTGAAGAGAAAAAGAGGTGGCCCTGGTGGCCTTAACAAACTTTGTGGTGTCTCCCCCTTGCTTCAGCCAATTGTTGGTCAGGCGACACTACCGCGGACTGAG ATTGTGAAGCAGCTGTGGATATACATAAGGAAAAATAACCTTCAGGATCCAAGTAACAAAAGGAAAATTATCTGCAATGATGAGCTGCGTTTAGTTTTTGAAACTGACAGTACTGACATGTTCAGGATGAATAAATTGCTAGCTAAACATATCATCCCTCTTGAACCAACTA AGCCAACAAATCGAGTTTCAAAGAAATCGAAGGCCAATGTTGAGCTTGAAAATAAATGTACACCTGAAAGTGAATGTGTACCTGAAAGTAACAGTGATAATAAATCTACCGATATTGTTCCCATTGTGATAATATCTGATGAACTTGCAAGTTTTTTCGGCACTGATGAAAGGGAGATGTCACAAGCAGAGGTCCTGAGGCAAATTTGGGAATACATAAAAGTCAACCAGCTTGAG GATCCTTCAAATGCAATGGTTATACAGTGTGATGTAAAGCTTCAAGAGCTCCTTAAATGCGAAAGTGTTTCGGCGTTGGGGGTACCTGAGATGCTAGCACGTTATCATCTTTGCAAGAAATCAGATACTCCATCAAATTAA
- the LOC141721340 gene encoding sodium/hydrogen exchanger 4, producing the protein MMNITKAILSNYVDERSHEQVVPITLFIAVLCLCLVIGHLLEENRWLNESITALLLGIIAGATILFLSKGESSRILTFDENLFFIYLLPPIIFNAGFQVKKKQFFHNFLTIMLFGVTGVFISSSIVAAGSWWMFPKCGFHGLTIRDYLSIGTIFSSTDTVCTLQVLHQDETPLLYSLVFGEGVVNDATSIVLFNSVQKINVDNFNSQAAGTIILDFLYLFFTSTCLGVATGLLAALVLKGLYFGKHSSVREVALMMLMAYLSYMLAELLNLSGILTVFFSGVIMSHYAWHNVTESSRITTRHVFATMSFIAETFIFLYVGMDALDMEKWKMSVLSFWTSIGTYSILIFLILVGRAAFVFPLSMLSNFMNRRAQRTSSITVRHQTVIWWAGLMRGAVSIALAFKQFTHAGVTLDPVNATMVTTTIVVVLFSTIVFGFLTKPLITYLLPHSDSNNAEPKSPRENMRLPLLSFDESATTNIDRAKDNINMLIERPVYTVHSYWRRFDNAFMRPTFGGPRSGDPC; encoded by the exons ATGATGAATATAACAAAAGCAATTCTAAGTAATTACGTGGATGAGAGGAGTCACGAACAAGTTGTACCCATAACGCTATTCATAGCAGTCCTCTGCCTTTGTTTAGTCATCGGCCACTTACTTGAAGAAAATCGTTGGCTTAATGAATCCATTACCGCCCTTCTCCTC GGGATTATTGCAGGAGCTACTATCTTATTTCTCAGCAAGGGAGAAAGTTCTCGTATACTTACATTTGATGAAAATCTCTTTTTTATTTATCTTCTGCCTCCAATTATTTTTAATGCCGG ATTTCAAGTTAAAAAGAAGCAGTTCTTTCATAATTTCTTGACTATTATGCTGTTTGGTGTTACTGGTGTTTTCATTTCTTCCTCCATTGTTGCAGCTg GTAGCTGGTGGATGTTTCCCAAGTGTGGATTTCATGGCTTGACCATCCGAGACTATCTCA GTATCGGAACCATCTTTTCGTCGACTGATACAGTCTGTACACTGCAG GTTTTACACCAAGATGAGACCCCTTTGCTATACAGCCTCGTCTTTGGGGAAGGAGTTGTAAATGATGCAACATCTATAGTGCTGTTCAATTCTGTTCAAAAGATCAATGTTGATAACTTTAATTCCCAGGCAGCTGGTACTATCATATTGGATTTCTTGTACCTGTTTTTTACAAGCACTTGTCTGGGAGTTGCC ACGGGGCTATTGGCAGCATTAGTTCTTAAAGGCTTGTACTTCGGCAA GCACTCGAGTGTCCGTGAAGTTGCTCTCATGATGCTAATGGCTTATCTTTCGTATATGTTAGCTGAG CTATTAAATCTTAGTGGTATTCTCACCGTCTTCTTTTCGGGAGTTATTATGTCTCACTACGCTTGGCACAATGTCACTGAAAGTTCAAGAATCACTACCAG GCATGTGTTTGCAACGATGTCTTTTATAGCTGAAACATTCATATTTCTGTATGTGGGAATGGATGCCCTGGATATGGAGAAGTGGAAGATGAGTGTATTGAG TTTTTGGACTTCAATAGGCACATATAGTATTTTGATCTTCCTGATATTAGTTGGCCGTGCTGCCTTTGTGTTTCCCCTGTCCATGTTATCCAACTTTATGAATCGAAGAGCACAGAGAACATCATCAATCACTGTCCGACACCAG ACAGTTATTTGGTGGGCCGGGCTAATGAGAGGTGCCGTATCTATTGCGTTGGCATTTAAACAG TTCACTCATGCTGGTGTGACACTGGATCCCGTCAATGCTACAATGGTAACTACCACCATTGTTGTTGTCCTCTTTAGCACGATT GTGTTCGGCTTTTTGACAAAGCCTCTTATAACTTATCTGCTTCCTCATAGTGACTCAAACAATGCAGAACCAAAATCTCCCAGAGAAAACATGAGACTTCCTCTGCTTTCATTTGATGAATCGGCAACTACAAACATCGACCGAGCAAAAGATAACATAAACATGCTGATTGAAAGGCCGGTGTATACTGTTCACTCTTACTGGAGGAGGTTTGATAATGCTTTCATGAGACCTACATTTGGTGGGCCACGTAGTGGTGATCCCTGTTAG
- the LOC141721342 gene encoding uncharacterized protein LOC141721342 isoform X1 produces the protein MDNLMLEQLVLNISYPDRREYAIRELSKKRGLFQELAPLLWNSCGTISALIQEIISVYPVLSPPNLTLLQSNRVCNVLALFQCVAMHRDTRMLLLNAQILQYIYPFIKITSELRPFNNLRHTSLGVIAALVKVDDPEVISFLLPTETFLLCLDAMKTGSVSSKTVEVATYIVQRILSNDDGLTFICTTPERFFTVRQVLANMIAALAEQPSSGLLKQVIRCYLRLADNLRACDALTICLPSMLRDTTFSSYLREDPTMRRWLLELIIKVQRASVAMQASGGSGYEHI, from the exons AAGAGAGGATTATTTCAAGAATTGGCTCCATTACTGTGGAATTCGTGTGGTACCATTTCTGCACTTATACAG GAGATTATTTCAGTCTACCCTGTCTTATCACCGCCTAATCTGACTCTGCTGCAGTCAAACAGAGTTTGCAATGTGCTTGCGCTTTTCCAG TGTGTAGCCATGCACCGAGATACAAGGATGTTGTTACTTAATG CTCAGATTCTTCAATATATATATCCTTTTATTAAAATCACCAGTGAGTTAAGGCCTTTCAACAACCTGAGGCATACCAGTTTAGGTGTCATTGCTGCCCTAGTGAAG GTTGATGATCCTGAAGTAATAAGCTTCTTGTTGCCAACTGAAACTTTTCTTCTGTGCTTGGATGCAATGAAGACGGGGAGTGTATCATCTAAGACAGTTGAG GTTGCAACTTACATAGTGCAAAGGATCTTGTCGAATGATGATGGCCTGACATTTATTTGTACCACACCGGAGCGATTTTTTACTGTGCGACAAGTCTTGGCCAACATGATTGCTGCTCTCGCAGAGCAACCATCATCAGGGCTTCTGAAGCAAGTTATTCGGTGCTACTTGCGCCTAGCCGATAATTTAAG AGCTTGTGATGCCTTAACAATTTGCCTTCCCAGCATGCTTAGAGATACTACATTTAGCAGCTATCTACGT GAAGACCCGACAATGCGGAGATGGCTATTGGAGCTGATCATCAAAGTACAAAGGGCTAGTGTAGCAATGCAAGCAAGTGGAGGGTCAGGGTATGAGCATATATGA
- the LOC141721342 gene encoding uncharacterized protein LOC141721342 isoform X3, with protein MDNLMLEQLVLNISYPDRREYAIRELSKKRGLFQELAPLLWNSCGTISALIQEIISVYPVLSPPNLTLLQSNRVCNVLALFQCVAMHRDTRMLLLNAQILQYIYPFIKITSELRPFNNLRHTSLGVIAALVKVDDPEVISFLLPTETFLLCLDAMKTGSVSSKTVATYIVQRILSNDDGLTFICTTPERFFTVRQVLANMIAALAEQPSSGLLKQVIRCYLRLADNLRACDALTICLPSMLRDTTFSSYLREDPTMRRWLLELIIKVQRASVAMQASGGSGYEHI; from the exons AAGAGAGGATTATTTCAAGAATTGGCTCCATTACTGTGGAATTCGTGTGGTACCATTTCTGCACTTATACAG GAGATTATTTCAGTCTACCCTGTCTTATCACCGCCTAATCTGACTCTGCTGCAGTCAAACAGAGTTTGCAATGTGCTTGCGCTTTTCCAG TGTGTAGCCATGCACCGAGATACAAGGATGTTGTTACTTAATG CTCAGATTCTTCAATATATATATCCTTTTATTAAAATCACCAGTGAGTTAAGGCCTTTCAACAACCTGAGGCATACCAGTTTAGGTGTCATTGCTGCCCTAGTGAAG GTTGATGATCCTGAAGTAATAAGCTTCTTGTTGCCAACTGAAACTTTTCTTCTGTGCTTGGATGCAATGAAGACGGGGAGTGTATCATCTAAGACA GTTGCAACTTACATAGTGCAAAGGATCTTGTCGAATGATGATGGCCTGACATTTATTTGTACCACACCGGAGCGATTTTTTACTGTGCGACAAGTCTTGGCCAACATGATTGCTGCTCTCGCAGAGCAACCATCATCAGGGCTTCTGAAGCAAGTTATTCGGTGCTACTTGCGCCTAGCCGATAATTTAAG AGCTTGTGATGCCTTAACAATTTGCCTTCCCAGCATGCTTAGAGATACTACATTTAGCAGCTATCTACGT GAAGACCCGACAATGCGGAGATGGCTATTGGAGCTGATCATCAAAGTACAAAGGGCTAGTGTAGCAATGCAAGCAAGTGGAGGGTCAGGGTATGAGCATATATGA
- the LOC141721342 gene encoding uncharacterized protein LOC141721342 isoform X2, which translates to MDNLMLEQLVLNISYPDRREYAIRELSKRGLFQELAPLLWNSCGTISALIQEIISVYPVLSPPNLTLLQSNRVCNVLALFQCVAMHRDTRMLLLNAQILQYIYPFIKITSELRPFNNLRHTSLGVIAALVKVDDPEVISFLLPTETFLLCLDAMKTGSVSSKTVEVATYIVQRILSNDDGLTFICTTPERFFTVRQVLANMIAALAEQPSSGLLKQVIRCYLRLADNLRACDALTICLPSMLRDTTFSSYLREDPTMRRWLLELIIKVQRASVAMQASGGSGYEHI; encoded by the exons AGAGGATTATTTCAAGAATTGGCTCCATTACTGTGGAATTCGTGTGGTACCATTTCTGCACTTATACAG GAGATTATTTCAGTCTACCCTGTCTTATCACCGCCTAATCTGACTCTGCTGCAGTCAAACAGAGTTTGCAATGTGCTTGCGCTTTTCCAG TGTGTAGCCATGCACCGAGATACAAGGATGTTGTTACTTAATG CTCAGATTCTTCAATATATATATCCTTTTATTAAAATCACCAGTGAGTTAAGGCCTTTCAACAACCTGAGGCATACCAGTTTAGGTGTCATTGCTGCCCTAGTGAAG GTTGATGATCCTGAAGTAATAAGCTTCTTGTTGCCAACTGAAACTTTTCTTCTGTGCTTGGATGCAATGAAGACGGGGAGTGTATCATCTAAGACAGTTGAG GTTGCAACTTACATAGTGCAAAGGATCTTGTCGAATGATGATGGCCTGACATTTATTTGTACCACACCGGAGCGATTTTTTACTGTGCGACAAGTCTTGGCCAACATGATTGCTGCTCTCGCAGAGCAACCATCATCAGGGCTTCTGAAGCAAGTTATTCGGTGCTACTTGCGCCTAGCCGATAATTTAAG AGCTTGTGATGCCTTAACAATTTGCCTTCCCAGCATGCTTAGAGATACTACATTTAGCAGCTATCTACGT GAAGACCCGACAATGCGGAGATGGCTATTGGAGCTGATCATCAAAGTACAAAGGGCTAGTGTAGCAATGCAAGCAAGTGGAGGGTCAGGGTATGAGCATATATGA